Genomic window (Pseudomonas xantholysinigenes):
GCGAGATCGCCCGCGTCGCCCACGCCGCGCGCAACAACAAGGCGACCCGTGAAGAGCTGTCCGGCTCGACCATTACCCTGACCAGCCTCGGCGCACTGGGAGGCATCGTCAGCACGCCAGTGGTCAACACCCCAGAAGTGGCGATCGTCGGTGTCAACCGCATGGTCGAGCGGCCAATGGTGATCGATGGCCAGATCGTCGTGCGCAAGATGATGAACCTGTCCAGCTCGTTCGACCATCGCGTGGTCGACGGCATGGACGCCGCCCTGTTCATCCAGGCCGTGCGCGGCCTGCTGGAACAACCTGCCTGCCTGTTCGTGGAGTGATCATGCAACCGATTATCGACACCACCCTGCTGATCATCGGCGGCGGCCCCGGCGGCTATGTCGCCGCCATCCGCGCCGGGCAACTGGGCATCCCCACCGTGCTGGTCGAAGGCCAGGCGCTGGGCGGCACCTGCCTGAACATCGGCTGCATCCCGTCCAAGGCACTGATCCATGTGGCCGAGCAATTCCACCAGGCCAGCCGCTTCACCGAACCTTCGCCGCTGGGCATCAGCGTGGCGTCGCCGCGGCTGGACATCGCCCGCAGCGTCGAATGGAAGGACGGCATCGTCGACCGCCTCACCAGCGGCGTCGCCGCCCTGCTGAAAAAGCACGGGGTGAAGGTGATCCACGGCTGGGCGAAAATTCTCGACGGCAAGAGCGTCGAGGTCGATGGCCAGCGCATCCAGTGTGAACACCTGTTGCTGGCCACCGGCTCGAGCAGCGTCGAATTGCCGATGCTGCCGATTGGCGGGCCGGTCATTTCCTCCACCGAAGCGCTGGCACCCAAGGCATTGCCGCAGCACCTGGTGGTGGTCGGCGGTGGCTATATCGGCCTGGAACTGGGCATCGCCTACCGCAAGCTCGGCGCCAAGGTCAGCGTGGTGGAAGCGCGCGAGCGCATCCTGCCGACCTACGACGCCGAGCTGACTGCGCCGGTGGCCGACGCGATCAAGAAACTGGGCATCGCGCTCTACCTGGGGCACAGCGTCGAGGGCTATACGGATGGCTGCCTGCTGGCCAGCGATGGCCAAGGTAGACAACTGCGCCTGGAAGCCGACCAGGTACTGGTGGCCGTCGGTCGCCGCCCACGCACCAAAGGCTTCGGCCTGGAAAGCCTGGAGCTGAAAATGAATGGCGCCGCCATCGCCATCGACGAACGCTGCCAGACCAGCATGCGCAATGTCTGGGCCATTGGCGACGTCGCCGGCGAGCCGATGCTGGCACACCGGGCCATGGCCCAGGGCGAGATGGTCGCCGAGATCATTGCCGGCAAGAGTCGCCGCTTCGAGCCCAGCGCGATCGCCGCGGTGTGCTTCACCGATCCAGAAGTGGTGGTGGTCGGCACTACTCCTGAACAGGCCAGCCAACAGGGCCTGGACTGCATCGTCGCGCAATTCCCTTTTGCCGCCAACGGCCGGGCCATGAGCCTGGAAGCCAAGACCGGTTTCGTACGCGTGGTGGCACGCCGTGACAACCACCTGATCCTCGGCTGGCAAGCAGTGGGCGTGGCGGTTTCCGAACTGTCCAGCGCCTTCGCCCAGTCACTGGAAATGGGCGCGCGCCTGGAAGACATCGCCGGTACCATCCACGCCCACCCAACCCTCGGCGAGGCAGTGCAGGAGGCGGCATTGCGGGCCCTGGGCCACGCACTGCATATCTGACGCAGGACACTGAAGCGGCAATAGCCGATTTGGCCCGCTGCGCCCCAGGCGTCGCGGGCATTTTTTTACTCGGCGATAACGTTCTTGCCTGCCGCTTTAGCCTGGTACAAGGCCTTGTCGGCACGGACCAGCAGGTCGCGCTGGTCTTCCCCATCCTGCCACTGCACCACGCCATAGCTCATGGTGAGCTGGCAATCGCCTACCGGGGCAATATCGGCCACCGCCCGCTGAATCCCAATGGCAATATCACGCGCGTCCTCCAGCGCGGTCTGCGGCAAGACGACGGCAAACTCGTCGCCGCCCCAGCGTGCCAGCAAGTCCTGATCACGCAAGCGCCCCTGAATACGCTCACTCACCTCGATCAGCGCGGCATCGCCCTGGGCATGACCATGACGATCGTTGATCGGCTTGAAGTCATCCAGGTCCATGGCGATCAGCGCCAGTGGCTCACGGAAGCGCCGTGCGCGCTCGCATTCCTGCTGCAGGGTTTTCTCCAGGCGGTAGCGATTGGCGACGCGGGTCAGTGCATCGCGCTCGGCGAGTTCACGGTTCTCGTCCAGTTGGCGCTGCAGTTGCTGGTTGACCCACGACAGCTCGCGGGTGCGCTCGGCAACCAGGGTTTCCAGCGACTGGTTGCGTTGTTCCAGCTCGGCCACCAGGCGCTTTCCGGCGTCGATGTTGCGGTGCGCGCCAAGCATCCTGGCCACCGAACCATCCGGGTTGCGGGCGATGATATGACCGCTGTCCTCGATCCACAGGTAGCTGCCGTCCTGGCAGCGGCAGCGGTATTCGATGCGATAGCGTTCATTGCGTTGATTGATGTAGGCCTCGAAGTGCGCCATTACCCGCGGATAGTCCTGCGGGTGGATAACGCCTTCCCAGGTCAGCACGGTATTGGCCATGGCATGGCTGGCATAACCCAACATCGAGTACCAGCCAGGGTTGCGGTAGACATACCCGCTGTTGGCATCCCAGTCCCAGATGCCATCGCTGATGAGGTCAAACAAGGTGTGTAGTTGCTGCTCGGTAAAACCCGCCGGGATCGGCTTGATTGCCTGACTCATGGACGCTCTCCTTGGTATCCAGCAACTGCGCCCCGGTCACGGTGCTGCCGACATGCATGACGATTGCCGCAGGCGGCAATACTGTTCCTCTCGCGGGCAAGCATATGCCGAGTGGCGAGTACCCGGAATAGCTCGAACGGCCTATTTCGCAGCGAGTAGCCCAGTGGCACAGCTTTTGCCACTTTTGCCGGGTCTTTCGCATCATCCATGGAGGAAACCATGCTTATCACCGCAACCGGGCTGGGTTGGCAAAACGTGCAACAGCACAATCGCAGCGGCAACGAACAGTCCGCCAGCCCCTTCCCGGCCTTCTCGGCCATCCCCGCAACCCGTAAGGCCGAGACGCCGCAGAACAGCCAGGGCGGCACATCACAACAGCAAGCCGAGGACAACAGCAAGGAAGCCTTTGCCAAGTTGATGGCAACACTGCAAAACCCGAAAGCCGACAGTACGCGCCAGGCCAGCACAGACAAGCAGGAAGCATCCGTTGCCCTGCAGGAGTTCCGCGATTACATGGCCAAATCACCGGCGCAGAAGATCAAGGAAAAGATGCTTCAGGAACTGGGCCTGACACCAGAAGAGTACGACGCACTGCCCCCGGAGCAAAAACTGAAGATCGACAAGCAGATTGCCCAGCGCATCGAGGAGGACGCCGAGCTGAAGACCCAAGCCAAGATCGTCCAGCAGCAGTATCGCGCTCAGGCACCAGGGCTGGTGGTTGAGGAGGTGAGCAAGACGACTGACCGGGACATCGAAAAGCGCTACTCCGCCAGCCTTTGAAGCAAAGACGGCGCGATGGTCATGAGGGGAAATCGGAAGATGGCGTCCCAGGCAGGATTTGAACCTGCAACCTTCCCCTTAGGAGGGGGATGCTCTATCCAATTGAGCTACTGAGACATACAAGCCGCCAGCGAACGCTGTACGACGGGACGGCGAGCATGTTAACCAGCACGCCGCCGTTTGTCATGCCTCAATCGGGCAATTTGCATGTCGGACTTTTCTGCACGCTCGAGCGGCCCACGCCCTGCTCTTCCAGCAAACGCAACAACGCGCGGCATGCGTTCGCCAGCGAGGTCGAATTGTCCAGCACCTGAACCTCGGCGTCATAGGCTTGCAGGCTGGCATTGCGGGCCAAGCGCTGCTCGATCGCCTCAAGGCTCTCCCGCCCCCGGGCAAGCAAACGCGCTCGCAAGGCGTCGGGCGATACCACCAGGCCCACTGCCAACAGATCGGGATAGCGACGACGGGCAATTGCCAGATGGCCACGCGATCCATTGACCAACACCGACCTGCCAGCGGCAAGCCAACGGTCGATCTGTATTGGAATGCCGTAGCGCAAGCCATTGGCCTGCCAGTCGAGGGCGAACGCACCTTCATCGCGCATGGCCTGGAACTGCGCCTCGCTCACGCCATGGGCATCTTCCCCCTTGGCCTCGGCCGAGCGGGTGATGACCCTGCGGGCCACTTCCACGCCCCGTGCCCGCAACGCCTCACGGGCCGCATCGATCAGGGAATCTTTTCCCGAACCAGACGGTCCTATGAGGAATATCACACGCGCCCTTGAGATCGCCCCGTTGCTTGCGTCATATTGCATAGCCACTATGCTCAATGTGAAGGAAACCCGCAAATTGTAAGCTTTTCCCCGGGCTTTTGTTGCTTATTACCAGATTTTGACGACAAACGTCTGACACCACCAAACACGGATGTATGTGAAACTTTTCAAACCAGTGCTCATTTCTGATAATTGGTACTGGCAAAAAGCCTTTATCCAGATCACTATTTGTCACAGAATTGACGCCAAGGAAACGGCGACCATGAGGCAAGATGAACACCCAAAATCACATCACGGTTGAACATTTTGTCGTCGCCGCGGTCGTACTTCCACCGTGCGGCCAATTTGAGAACCGCTTCCCCTGAACCAGAACAACCGGTCAATTTATATGCGCCCAATGAAACAGGCTATCTATTCGAGCCGCACCGCTGACAAGTTCGTCGTCCGCCTGCCAGACGGGATGCGTGAGCGCATTGCCGAGGTAGCGCGCAACCATCACCGCAGCATGAACTCCGAAATCATCGCGCGCCTGGAGCAGAGCCTTATCCAGGAAGGTGCGCTGGGTGAAGAGCTGAGCATGCGCCTGGACAGCCCAGAGCTCAGCCTGCACGAACGCGAACTGCTGCAGCGCTTCCGCCAGCTGTCTCATCGCCAGCAGAATGCCCTGGTCGCCCTCATCGCTCACGATGTGGAAATGGCAGCAGACGCCTGATCTCGACACGCAACTGCCGCACACAAAAAAGCCAGCGCAAGCTGGCTTTTTTGCATCTGGTGATTGTGGGGGCACGGCAGGTTAACGCACGCCCCCTGTAGGAGCGGCCTCGTGCCGCGAAAGGGCCGCGCAGCGGCCCCGGCGATCTATGCGTCAACGTTGAAATCCTGGGGCCGCTTTCCGACCCTTTCCGGCCGGTCCGACGCCTCGGCAAGGCCGCTCCTACAGCAGGAACAGCGTAGCCAGACCGAGGAAGATAAAGAAGCCGCCGCTGTCGGTGACCGCCGTGATCATCACACTCGACCCCATCGCCGGATCGCGCCCCAGACGCGTCAGGGTCATTGGGATCAACACCCCCATCAATGCGGCGAGCAACAAGTTCAAGGTCATCGCCGCCGTCATCACCAGACCCAACGACCAGCTCCCATAGAGCCAGAACGCGACCACGCCAATCACCCCACCCCAGATCAGACCATTGAGCAGCGATACCGCCAGCTCCTTGCGCATCAGGCGGCTGGTGTTGCCCGGCGACACCTGGTCCAACGCCATGGCCCGGACAATCATGGTGATGGTCTGGTTACCCGAGTTGCCGCCGATACCGGCCACGATCGGCATCAGCGCGGCAAGAGCCACCAGCTTTTCGATGGAGCCTTCGAACAGGCCAATCACCCGCGACGCGACGAAGGCGGTGATCAGGTTGATCGCCAGCCAGGCCCAACGGTTGCGCAGCGAACGCCAGACCGAAGCGAAGATATCTTCCTCTTCACGCAGACCGGCCATGTTGAGCACTTCGCTTTCGCTCTCTTCACGGATCAGGTCGACCATCTCGTCGATGGTCAGACGACCGATAAGGCGGTCGTTCTTGTCCACCACAGGCGCAGACACCAGGTCGTAACGCTCGAACGCCTGAGCCGCATCGTAGGCATCTTCCTCGGGGTGGAAGGTCACCGGGTCATTGGCCATGACCTCCGCGACTTTCTTTTCCGGGTCGTTGACCAACAACCGCTTGATCGGCAGCACACCTTTGAGCTTGCCGTCGTAATCGACCACGAACAATTTGTCGGTGTGCCCCGGCAGCTCCTTGAGCCGACGTAGGTAGCGCAACACCACTTCGAGGCTGACATCTTCGCGGATGGTCACCATCTCGAAGTCCATCAACGCACCGACCTGCTCCTCGTCATAGCTCAGGGCCGAGCGCACACGCTCGCGCTGCTGGGCATCGAGGCTTTCCATGAGCTCGTGCACGACGTCACGCGGCAGCTCCGGCGCCAGGTCGGCGAGTTCGTCGGCGTCCATCTCTTTGGCGGCGGCCAGCAACTCGTGATCATCCATATCGGCGATCAGGGTCTGACGAACAGCGTCGGAAACTTCGAGCAGGATGTCGCCGTCACGGTCCGAGCGCACCAACTGCCAGACCGTCAGACGGTCTTCCAGCGGCAAGGCTTCAAGGATGTAGGCGATGTCGGCAGGGTGCAGGTCATCGAGCTTACGCTGCAGCTCGACGAGGTTCTGGCGGTGGACGAGGTTTTCCACCCGGTCATGGTGGTGACCTTCCTGACGGTGCGTCAGGTCCTCGACCACCCGCTGGCGCTGCAGCAGTTCGATCACCTGGGCCAGGCGATCCTGCAGGCTTTCTTGGGCTTTCTTTACTTCGATTTCGGTCATAGGCGAACTCCACTCCCAGCAGCGGAGCACGCCGGGAGAATCAATCGGTCAGATCTTGCTGTATGAAGCGCGTTAAGGAGTAACTACTGGGTAAGTCCATGGTGGGATTCCACAAGCCCCGGCGGGGCTGACGGGCGCAATCATACACTGTGCAAGCTGTCGGATCGCTTAAATTTTTGGCCAGAACAATCGTTTGCGCGATAAAGCTATGACAACGCTCGAAGCCAACAGTGCGACGGTGGGCGCGATAGAAAAAGCACATCGCATTAACGGCCACCTGAAAAATTCACGACCTGCCTCGAACCGTGTAAGACAGCCTTGTTGGCGGATCAGGTGATGCCACACGAATCGCGATAACTACTGAAAAGCGTAGATGCACATCCGCGACAATTCAGTGCGGCAGAAAAACAAAAAGCCCGCTCGAATGAGCGGGCTTCTTGATGTATGGCGGACTCAGGAGGATTCGAACCTCCGACCGCTCGGTTCGTAGCCGAGTACTCTATCCAGCTGAGCTATGAGTCCGTAGGTGGTAGTTTTAGACCAGGTTACCACTGGTGGGTGAAACAGCCTTGCAAGCAAAGCCACTTCAAAAGTGGCGGACTCAGGAGGATTCGAACCTCCGACCGCTCGGTTCGTAGCCGAGTACTCTATCCAGCTGAGCTATGAGTCCGTAGGGTAGTTTTAGACCAGGTTACCACTGGTGGGTTGAAACAGCCTTGCTAGCAAAGCCACTTCAAAAGTGGCGGACTCAGGAGGATTCGAACCTCCGACCGCTCGGTTCGTAGCCGAGTACTCTATCCAGCTGAGCTATGAGTCCGTGGGGTAGTTTTAGACCAGATTACCACTGGTTGATTGAAGCAGCCTTGCTAGCAAAGCCACTTCAAAAGTGGCGGACTCAGGAGGATTCGAACCTCCGACCGCTCGGTTCGTAGCCGAGTACTCTATCCAGCTGAGCTATGAGTCCGTGTCTTGCTGTGCCATTCAGATCGCACTAAGCGCTCTAGGCAAATAATGGCGGTGAAGGGGGGATTCGAACCCCCGATACCCTTATGAGGTATACTCCCTTAGCAGGGGAGCGCCTTCGGCCACTCGGCCACCTCACCGCAACACGAGGCGAATATTAAACACACCCTTCCTCGTTTGCAACCCTTTTTTTGAAAAAAACTTCAAAAAAATTAAAGGCTTGGCTCCTCGTCCTTCTCTTTCTTGATCCGCAGGTAGATTTCCTCGCGGTGAACAGCCACTTCCTTGGGCGCGCTAACGCCAATACGCACCTGGTTGCCTTTGACACCCAGGACCGTCACGGTGATCTCACCGTCACCAATGATCAGGCTCTCGGCGCACCGACGAGTCAGAATCAGCATAGTTTTCTCCTCACTTGAATCTTCAGGGACAACAGTCTTTGTTAACGAGGCCTGCCGGGGACGACGGCATAAGGCCCGGGACAACTGCCGGCGGCGCCTGGACAGGGACACCACCAGCGGGCAAAAACGCGAAGGGCGCGGCAAGCCGCGCCCCTCCAGGCAGCGCCTTACTCGCCCTGTCGGGCGGGCGCATCGAGCTCGAACGCGGTGTGCAGCGCGCGCACGGCCAGCTCCAGGTACTTCTCTTCGATCACCACCGAAACCTTGATTTCGGAGGTGGAGATCATCTGGATATTGATGCTCTCCTTGGCCAGGGCTTCGAACATGCGGCTGGCGACACCCGCGTGGGAGCGCATGCCGACACCGACGATCGACACCTTGGCGATCTTGGTGTCGCCGATCACTTCACGCGCGCCGATTTCACGGGCGGTGTTCTCCAGCACGCTCAGCGCCTTCTCGTACTCATTGCGGTGCACGGTGAAGGTGAAGTCGGTGGTGTTATCGTGCGAGACGTTCTGCACGATCATGTCGACTTCGATGTTGGCCGCGCTGATCGGGCCGAGGATCTTGAAGGCAACGCCTGGGGTATCCGGGACGCCACGAATGGTCAGCTTGGCCTCATCACGGTTGAAGGCGATACCGGAAATGATCGGCTGTTCCATGGATTCCTCTTCATCGATGGTAATGAGGGTACCCGGACCCTCCTTGAAGCTGTGCAGCACGCGCAGCGGGACGTTGTACTTGCCGGCGAACTCAACCGAGCGGATCTGCAGCACCTTGGAGCCGAGGCTGGCCATTTCCAGCATCTCCTCGAAGGTGATCTTCTCCAGGCGCTGGGCCTGGGGCACGACACGCGGGTCGGTGGTGTAGACGCCGTCGACATCGGTGTAGATCTGACACTCGTCAGCCTTCAGCGCCGCCGCCAGGGCCACGCCAGTGGTGTCGGAGCCGCCACGGCCGAGGGTGGTGATGTTGCCGTGCTCGTCGACGCCCTGGAAACCGGCCACCACCACAACACGCCCGGCCTTGAGGTCGGCGCGGATCTTCTGGTCGTCGATCTGCAGGATGCGCGCCTTATTGTGCGCACTGTCGGTGAGGATGCGCACCTGGTTGCCGGTGTAGGACACCGCCGGCACGCCGCGCTTCATCAGGGCCATGGACAACAGGGCGATGGTGACCTGCTCGCCGGTCGAAACGATCACGTCCAACTCGCGCGGTTCCGGCTTGTCGGTGATCTGCTTGGCCAGGTCGATCAGGCGGTTGGTTTCCCCGCTCATCGCCGACAGCACGACCACCAGGTCGGTGCCTTGCTCGCGGAATTTCTTGACCTTGTCGGCAACCTGCTCGATCCGCTCGATGGAACCGACAGAGGTACCGCCAAATTTCTGTACGATCAACGCCATTTCAAAGGTGCCTCAGCCCTCAAGGGCCCCAAAAAACAATCCAACATGAAGCGGCCGGTGACTGGACACCGGCCGCCTCATCTCAAAGACCCTGCTCGGCGAACGGCACGGCCAGGGCCAGGGCCTGGTCCAGCGCGGCGACGTCGACGCCACCGCCCTGGGCCATGTCCGGACGACCACCGCCCTTGCCACCCACCACTGCAGCGGCTTGCTTCATCAGATCGCCAGCCTTGAGTTGGCCGGAGAGGTCCTTGGTCACGCCAGCCACCAGCACGACCTTGCCCTCATGCTCGCTGCCCAGCAGGATCACTGCATGGCCGAGCTTGTTCTTCAGTTGATCGACGAGCGCCAGCAGAGCCTTGCCATCCTGCCCATCCAGGCGGGCGGCAAGCACCTTGGCACCCTTGACCTCAACGGCCGCGTTGGAGAGATCATCCCCGGCGGCGCTGGCGGCCTTGGCCTGCAACTGCTCGAGTTGCTTTTCCAGCTGGCGGTTGCGCTCGAGCACAGCCGACAGCTTGTCGATCACATTGTCGCGATTACCCTTGACCAGCTGCGCGGCTTCCTTGACCTGCTCTTCGGCAGCGTTCAGGTAGGCCAGCGCGGCGGCACCGGTGATCGCTTCGATACGGCGCACGCCAGAGGCCACGCCGCCTTCGCTGATGATCTTGAACACGGCGATGTCGCCAGTGCGCTTGGCATGGATGCCACCGCACAGCTCGACGGAGAAGTCACCGCCCATGCTCAGCACGCGCACGGTGTCGCCATACTTTTCACCAAACAGCGCCATGGCGCCCTTGGCCTTGGCAGTCTCGATATCGGTCAGCTCGGTTTCGACCGGGGTGTTCTTGCGCACCTCGCGGTTGACGATGTCTTCCAAGGCCTTGATCTGCTCAGGCTTGACCGCCTCGAAGTGGCTGAAGTCAAAGCGCAGGCGCTGGCTGTCCACCAGCGAGCCCTTCTGCTGCACGTGCTCGCCCAGGACCTGGCGCAGCGCCTCGTGCAGCAGGTGGGTGGCCGAGTGATTCAGCGAGGTGGCGTGCTGCACCTCGGCGTCGACCTTGGCCTCGACCGGCGAGCCGATGACCAGCGCGCCACTGGCGACCACGCCGTGGTGCAGGAAGGCACCGCCAGTCTTGGTGGTGTCACGCACATCGAAGCGCGCGGCGCCGGCTTGCAGGTAGCCAGTGTCGCCGACCTGGCCACCGGACTCGGCGTAGAACGGCGTGCGATCGAGGACCACGACGCCCTCCTCGCCTTCACCCAGTTGATCGACCGCTTGGCCATCCTTGTACAGGGCGATGATCTTGCCCTGGCCTTCGGTGGCGTCGTAACCGAGGAAGTCGGTAGCGGTGTCGACCTTGACCAGGCTGTTGTAGTCCATGCCGAAGGCGCTGGCGGAGCGGGCACGCTCGCGCTGGGCCTCCATCTCGCGCTCGAAGCCGACTTCGTCGATGCTCAGTTCGCGCTCGCGGGCGATGTCGGCAGTCAGGTCCATGGGGAAGCCGTAGGTGTCGTACAGCTTGAACACCACGTCGCCCGGTACCACCTTGCCCTGCAGCTGGGCCAGGTCTTGCTCGAGGATGCGCAGGCCCTGCTCGAGGGTCTTGGCGAACTGCTCTTCCTCGGTCTTGAGCACGCGCTCGATGTGCGCCTGCTGGCTCTTGAGCTCAGGGAAGGCTTCGCCCATCTCGGCCACCAGCGCGGCGACGATCTTGTGGAAGAAGCTGCCCTTGGCGCCGAGCTTGTTGCCATGGCGGCAGGCCCGACGAATGATGCGGCGCAGTACATAGCCACGGCCTTCGTTGGAAGGCAGCACGCCATCGGCGACCAGGAAGCCGCAGGAACGGATGTGGTCGGCAACCACCTTCAGCGAAGGCTGGTCGTCATTGCTGCAACCAATGGCTTCGGCGGCGGCGGCCAGCAGGCTCTGGAACAGGTCGATCTCGTAGTTCGAGTGCACGTGCTGCATCACCGCACTGATGCGTTCCAGGCCCATGCCGGTGTCCACCGACGGCGCCGGCAGCGGATGCAGAACGCCATCGGCGGTGCGGTTGAACTGCATGAAGACGTTGTTCCAGATCTCGATGTAACGGTCGCCGTCTTCTTCCGGCGAGCCGGGTGGGCCGCCCCAGATGTCGGCGCCGTGATCGTAGAAAATCTCGGTGCATGGGCCGCACGGGCCGGTGTCGCCCATGGTCCAGAAGTTATCGGAGGCGTACGGGGCGCCTTTGTTGTCGCCGATGCGCACCATGCGCTCGGCCGGCACGCCGACTTCCTTGGTCCAGATATCGTAGGCCTCGTCATCGCTGGCGTAGACGGTGACCCACAGTTTTTCCTTCGGCAGGTTCAGCCACTTGTCCGAAGTCAGGAAGGTCCAGGCGAAAGTGATGGCGTCGCGCTTGAAATAGTCGCCGAAGCTGAAGTTGCCCAGCATCTCGAAGAAGGTGTGATGACGGGCGGTGTAGCCGACGTTTTCCAGGTCGTTGTGCTTGCCACCGGCGCGCACGCATTTCTGGCTGCTGACCGCGCGGGTGTAGGCGCGCTTTTCCTGGCCGAGGAAGCAGTCCTTGAACTGGTTCATGCCGGCGTTGGTGAACAGCAGGGTCGGGTCATTGCCCGGGATCAGGGAGCTGGAGGCAACGCGAGTATGTCCCTGCTCTTCGAAGAAGCGGAGGAAGGCTTCACGGATTTCTGCGCTTTTCATAGGTTCTTCCACGGAAACGGCGGCCACACGTCGAATCGACGAAACGACGGCAAAGGGCCGCATTATATCGGTCCTGCAGTCTCGGTGCAGTGTGTTTGTGCGATAGATGCCGTCGGTTGGACGGTTTATCAGACTAAAGCAGTTGGAAACGGCATGACCGCGATGCTAAAGCCAGGGTTTCGCTGCTGGCAAGCCAATTACGGTCCTGGGACGGGGAAAATTAACAGGTTGGTGAATTAAAAGAATTTCATCACCGAAGGGATCCAAAACCAGTCAAGCGCAGAACGCTCCTGTAGGAGCGGCCTTGTGCCGCGAAAGGGCTGCGTAGCAGCCCCAGGATTTCCATGTTGAGCAAAGATCGCCGGGGGCGCGCAAGCCTCAGGCCAGGCGTTGGCCCGAATCCGGCACGATCAGGATACCGGCGCGCAACCCATTCTTGACCTTGGGGTTGGGGAAGATGATCCGCGCACCCTCTTCCTCGACCACCCAGCGCGTCTCGGCCAGGTCCTCGGCCAGCAGGTAGCCCTTGCTCAGCTCGGAGAAGTTCTCGATGTCCGCCGGCAGGTGCAGGTGGAAACTGTCGCTGTGCTTGATGATCTCGCGGGCGACACTGAACAGCTTGAGGCCCTCGAGGGACTGCTCGGTCTGCGGTTCGCTGTCTTCGATAAGCTGGATCAGCCGGGTTTCGAGCCTGTCGAGATTGACCTCTTCGTTCTGTCCGAACGGACGAGCCTTGCCAAGCTCCAGGGTGAAGGCTTCGGCATCGAGCTGCTCGTAGGTAAAGGCGCTGAAAGTGATCGACGACTTGCTCTGCAGCAGGACTGCTTCCATGCCGGCCGCCGCAAGACGGGCAAGCTCGCGACGAGAGTGCGTGCGCCCCTCTTTGAAGGGATACAGGGCGAACTGCTCGATCTTGGACCCACGAATGGCGGTATGCAGGTCGTAATGCAGGCGGGTGCGCTCGGGCTTGCTGAAAAACACTCGGGCAAACTGTTCGAGCTCCGCGGCGCGCAGTGCCTCGAAACCACTGGACAGCTCGTGCCGACCATTGAACAGGCGGTTGATGTCCTGCTCGATGAAACGCTCGCCCTTGCGGATCGCCGCCGGATTGCCGAACAGGAACAAGACGCGCGCGCGCGGCTTGATCTTGCCGTTGGCCACCCCATGCAGCAGGCGCTCGAGCAACTCGATCGGTGCCGTCTCGTTGCCATGGATACCTGCCGAGAGCAGCAGGTCGAGCCCACAATCCTCACCTTCGGGAGGACGCACTTCCAACGCGCCCTCCCCCAGCCAGCGCAAACGCACGCCCCTGGTGGTCACTTGGGTCTTCTCGGCCGGTTCGTGATCGGTCAGGGTCAGCTCAAGCAGTTTGCCAAGGGCGAGCATAGGCGCTTCCTTAGTGGTGGTGGCCGCAATCCGGGCCATGGACGTGGTCGTCGTCACCGGCATCGGCCGGTTCCATTTCCAGTTGCAGGCTGACCAGGTTGGTGGCCATCGGGCGCAGCAGCAGGTTGGCGTACTCGGTGTCGTCTTCTTCGACATCCACGCCAATCAGCAATTGGCCGCGGCCATCCTGCTGAATCCACACTTCCTTGCCTTGCCAGACCACGGCAAAACGCGTGCAGGAG
Coding sequences:
- a CDS encoding aspartate kinase, translating into MALIVQKFGGTSVGSIERIEQVADKVKKFREQGTDLVVVLSAMSGETNRLIDLAKQITDKPEPRELDVIVSTGEQVTIALLSMALMKRGVPAVSYTGNQVRILTDSAHNKARILQIDDQKIRADLKAGRVVVVAGFQGVDEHGNITTLGRGGSDTTGVALAAALKADECQIYTDVDGVYTTDPRVVPQAQRLEKITFEEMLEMASLGSKVLQIRSVEFAGKYNVPLRVLHSFKEGPGTLITIDEEESMEQPIISGIAFNRDEAKLTIRGVPDTPGVAFKILGPISAANIEVDMIVQNVSHDNTTDFTFTVHRNEYEKALSVLENTAREIGAREVIGDTKIAKVSIVGVGMRSHAGVASRMFEALAKESINIQMISTSEIKVSVVIEEKYLELAVRALHTAFELDAPARQGE
- the alaS gene encoding alanine--tRNA ligase, which gives rise to MKSAEIREAFLRFFEEQGHTRVASSSLIPGNDPTLLFTNAGMNQFKDCFLGQEKRAYTRAVSSQKCVRAGGKHNDLENVGYTARHHTFFEMLGNFSFGDYFKRDAITFAWTFLTSDKWLNLPKEKLWVTVYASDDEAYDIWTKEVGVPAERMVRIGDNKGAPYASDNFWTMGDTGPCGPCTEIFYDHGADIWGGPPGSPEEDGDRYIEIWNNVFMQFNRTADGVLHPLPAPSVDTGMGLERISAVMQHVHSNYEIDLFQSLLAAAAEAIGCSNDDQPSLKVVADHIRSCGFLVADGVLPSNEGRGYVLRRIIRRACRHGNKLGAKGSFFHKIVAALVAEMGEAFPELKSQQAHIERVLKTEEEQFAKTLEQGLRILEQDLAQLQGKVVPGDVVFKLYDTYGFPMDLTADIARERELSIDEVGFEREMEAQRERARSASAFGMDYNSLVKVDTATDFLGYDATEGQGKIIALYKDGQAVDQLGEGEEGVVVLDRTPFYAESGGQVGDTGYLQAGAARFDVRDTTKTGGAFLHHGVVASGALVIGSPVEAKVDAEVQHATSLNHSATHLLHEALRQVLGEHVQQKGSLVDSQRLRFDFSHFEAVKPEQIKALEDIVNREVRKNTPVETELTDIETAKAKGAMALFGEKYGDTVRVLSMGGDFSVELCGGIHAKRTGDIAVFKIISEGGVASGVRRIEAITGAAALAYLNAAEEQVKEAAQLVKGNRDNVIDKLSAVLERNRQLEKQLEQLQAKAASAAGDDLSNAAVEVKGAKVLAARLDGQDGKALLALVDQLKNKLGHAVILLGSEHEGKVVLVAGVTKDLSGQLKAGDLMKQAAAVVGGKGGGRPDMAQGGGVDVAALDQALALAVPFAEQGL
- the astE gene encoding succinylglutamate desuccinylase — protein: MLALGKLLELTLTDHEPAEKTQVTTRGVRLRWLGEGALEVRPPEGEDCGLDLLLSAGIHGNETAPIELLERLLHGVANGKIKPRARVLFLFGNPAAIRKGERFIEQDINRLFNGRHELSSGFEALRAAELEQFARVFFSKPERTRLHYDLHTAIRGSKIEQFALYPFKEGRTHSRRELARLAAAGMEAVLLQSKSSITFSAFTYEQLDAEAFTLELGKARPFGQNEEVNLDRLETRLIQLIEDSEPQTEQSLEGLKLFSVAREIIKHSDSFHLHLPADIENFSELSKGYLLAEDLAETRWVVEEEGARIIFPNPKVKNGLRAGILIVPDSGQRLA
- a CDS encoding topoisomerase II, which produces MSDALRLILEDEDGTQLETSCTRFAVVWQGKEVWIQQDGRGQLLIGVDVEEDDTEYANLLLRPMATNLVSLQLEMEPADAGDDDHVHGPDCGHHH